In a single window of the Mucilaginibacter defluvii genome:
- the aroB gene encoding 3-dehydroquinate synthase yields MQTIQSDNYPIFFENSIDELIAFIERGKYSRFFVLTDEHTSVHCLPKLTDKLNTLGNYDLIEINAGEESKNIDFCIGVWKMLIDFEADRKSLLVNLGGGVITDMGGFTASTYKRGIDFVHMPTTLLSQVDASVGGKTGIDVDGIKNIIGTFTQPKAVFIDTAFLDTLPPRQILSGLAEMLKHGLILDAAYWNELKQSDLTKPSTALVHRSVVLKNKVVMEDPTEKNIRKSLNFGHTIGHAIETWALNDKPDSLTHGEAIAIGMICESYLAHKKTGLKAEELEEITATFNRLYPRFGFSRDIYEELYSIMLKDKKNMDGKVNCTLLSAIGKFNIDNICTKEELFEAFDYYLAG; encoded by the coding sequence ATGCAAACCATCCAGAGCGATAACTACCCTATTTTTTTTGAGAACAGTATTGATGAACTTATAGCGTTTATTGAGCGTGGTAAATACAGCCGTTTTTTTGTTTTAACCGACGAACACACAAGCGTACACTGCCTGCCCAAACTAACCGATAAGCTTAACACCCTGGGTAATTACGACCTGATCGAGATAAACGCCGGCGAGGAAAGCAAGAATATTGACTTCTGCATTGGCGTATGGAAGATGCTGATTGATTTTGAGGCCGACCGCAAAAGCCTGCTGGTAAACCTGGGCGGCGGCGTGATTACCGACATGGGCGGTTTCACGGCATCAACCTATAAACGGGGGATTGATTTTGTGCACATGCCTACTACCCTGCTTTCGCAGGTTGACGCTTCGGTTGGTGGTAAAACGGGGATTGATGTGGACGGCATCAAAAACATCATTGGCACATTTACACAACCAAAAGCGGTATTTATTGATACCGCTTTTTTGGATACCCTTCCGCCACGCCAAATACTATCGGGCCTGGCCGAAATGCTGAAACATGGGTTGATACTGGATGCGGCTTACTGGAACGAGCTTAAACAAAGCGACCTTACCAAGCCTTCAACAGCATTGGTACACCGTTCGGTAGTGTTGAAAAATAAGGTGGTTATGGAAGACCCTACGGAAAAAAACATCCGCAAGAGCCTGAATTTTGGCCACACCATTGGCCACGCCATTGAAACGTGGGCATTGAACGATAAACCCGACTCGCTTACCCACGGCGAGGCGATTGCCATAGGCATGATCTGCGAAAGCTACCTGGCCCACAAAAAAACAGGATTAAAAGCTGAAGAACTTGAGGAGATCACCGCTACATTTAACCGGCTATACCCACGCTTTGGCTTTAGCCGTGATATTTATGAGGAGCTTTACAGCATTATGCTGAAGGACAAAAAGAACATGGATGGCAAAGTGAACTGTACGCTACTATCAGCTATCGGCAAGTTCAATATTGATAACATTTGCACCAAAGAGGAACTTTTTGAAGCGTTTGATTATTATTTAGCGGGGTAA
- the aroA gene encoding 3-phosphoshikimate 1-carboxyvinyltransferase codes for MSSSNIILTKTDKTVNGTIQLTGSKSECNRALVIEALSGGRVKVKNLSDAADTVTLAGILNSTQLAVGSNAVAEPATVNIGPAGTAMRFLTAYFALQPGEVLLTGTERMKQRPIGILVDALRKLGANITYAEKDGFPPLQISGGFEQQTNQISIKGDISSQYITALLLIAAKLPQGLELHIEGELTSRPYVEMTLAMLKQAGIQHTWQGNMISIANQEFSETSLPVEPDWSASSYWYAIAALADEAELFLPGLTSYSLQGDSVITEIMANFGITSQFKDGGVHLKKEPKPIQRKIFDMKECPDLAQTVIVVCAALGHEATFTGLETLKIKETDRVKALQNELGKMGVKLIEKGLVYKLDCSEKFIPESMFINTYEDHRMAMAFAPLALVIPQVEVEDAMVVEKSYPAFWQDLEKVGFGPLTP; via the coding sequence ATGAGTAGTAGTAACATCATCCTTACTAAAACAGATAAAACCGTCAACGGCACCATACAACTTACGGGCTCAAAAAGCGAGTGCAACCGTGCACTCGTTATTGAAGCCTTGAGTGGCGGCCGTGTAAAGGTTAAAAACCTGTCGGACGCGGCGGATACCGTTACGCTGGCGGGGATACTTAACAGTACGCAGTTGGCAGTTGGCAGTAACGCAGTTGCTGAACCAGCAACCGTCAACATAGGCCCGGCTGGGACGGCTATGCGTTTTTTGACGGCTTATTTCGCGCTGCAACCGGGTGAGGTATTGCTTACCGGCACCGAGCGTATGAAACAGCGCCCTATAGGCATTTTGGTTGATGCCTTGCGTAAACTGGGCGCTAACATTACCTATGCCGAAAAGGATGGCTTTCCGCCGTTGCAAATAAGCGGTGGCTTTGAGCAGCAAACCAACCAGATCAGCATTAAGGGTGATATCAGCAGTCAGTATATCACCGCTTTGTTACTGATAGCCGCTAAGTTACCTCAAGGTTTAGAGCTGCATATCGAGGGTGAGCTTACCTCCCGCCCTTATGTGGAGATGACTTTGGCGATGTTAAAGCAAGCGGGTATTCAGCATACTTGGCAAGGCAACATGATCAGCATAGCTAACCAGGAGTTCAGCGAAACATCGCTGCCTGTGGAGCCTGACTGGAGCGCGTCATCCTACTGGTACGCTATAGCGGCTTTAGCTGATGAAGCCGAACTGTTTTTACCGGGACTTACCTCATACAGCTTACAGGGCGATAGCGTGATCACCGAGATCATGGCGAACTTTGGCATTACCTCGCAGTTTAAGGATGGCGGCGTTCATTTGAAAAAGGAGCCAAAACCTATCCAACGCAAAATATTCGACATGAAGGAATGCCCTGATTTGGCGCAAACCGTTATTGTGGTATGTGCGGCATTAGGGCACGAAGCTACCTTTACCGGCCTGGAAACCCTAAAAATAAAGGAAACCGACCGTGTAAAGGCCTTACAGAACGAACTGGGCAAAATGGGGGTTAAACTGATTGAAAAAGGTTTGGTTTACAAACTGGATTGCAGCGAAAAGTTCATTCCCGAAAGCATGTTCATCAATACCTACGAGGACCACCGCATGGCCATGGCCTTTGCGCCGCTGGCACTGGTAATTCCGCAAGTGGAAGTTGAAGATGCCATGGTTGTCGAAAAATCATACCCGGCATTCTGGCAGGATCTGGAGAAGGTGGGCTTTGGCCCCCTAACGCCCTAA
- a CDS encoding proline dehydrogenase family protein — MTSYSTNGSDKPAEGLSFDNTEVAFRHSTNGELKRAYWLFRIINVNFLVKIGPPVTNFAVNIGLPIKGLIKATIFKQFCGGETIAECDAAIKNLYDGGVGTILDYSVEGEDEEAVFDETRNEIIRTIKRATGDPAIPITVFKVTGVGRFSLLEKLDAGTTLTAGEQAEWAKVQQRVLDICQNAYDAQVPVMIDAEESWIQLTIDALAMDMMRRFNKEKIIVYNTYQLYRHDKLASIKADHAVAVKEGFVLGAKIVRGAYMEKERKRAAEMGYPSPIQPDKQSADKDYDEAVRYAVENIDTLAIVAGTHNENSCRLLAELMDKQGIEHKHPHVYFSQLLGMSDNLSFNLANAGYNVVKYVPYGPIKAVLPYLFRRAQENTAIAGQMGRELSLIVKEKKRRGI; from the coding sequence ATGACCTCGTACTCTACAAACGGCAGCGACAAACCTGCCGAAGGCCTCTCTTTTGATAATACTGAAGTGGCTTTCAGGCATTCAACCAACGGTGAGCTAAAACGTGCTTACTGGCTGTTTCGCATTATCAATGTCAACTTTTTGGTTAAGATAGGGCCGCCTGTTACCAACTTCGCGGTTAATATTGGTTTGCCCATAAAAGGGCTTATCAAGGCTACTATCTTCAAACAATTTTGCGGCGGCGAAACTATTGCCGAGTGCGATGCAGCCATTAAAAACCTGTATGATGGCGGGGTAGGTACTATCCTTGATTACTCGGTTGAAGGTGAGGACGAGGAAGCTGTATTTGATGAAACCCGCAACGAGATCATCCGCACTATAAAACGTGCTACCGGCGATCCGGCCATTCCGATCACTGTATTTAAAGTAACCGGTGTAGGCCGTTTTTCATTGTTAGAAAAGCTGGATGCAGGTACCACACTTACTGCCGGCGAGCAGGCTGAGTGGGCCAAGGTACAACAGCGCGTGCTTGACATTTGCCAAAATGCTTATGATGCACAAGTGCCTGTTATGATAGATGCTGAAGAAAGCTGGATACAGCTAACTATTGATGCCCTTGCTATGGACATGATGCGCCGTTTTAATAAAGAAAAGATAATTGTTTACAATACCTACCAGCTTTACCGTCATGATAAGCTGGCATCTATTAAGGCAGATCACGCGGTTGCGGTAAAAGAAGGATTTGTATTAGGCGCTAAAATTGTACGGGGTGCATACATGGAAAAAGAGCGTAAGCGCGCTGCGGAGATGGGTTACCCATCGCCTATTCAGCCCGACAAACAATCGGCAGATAAAGATTATGACGAAGCCGTGCGTTACGCCGTTGAGAATATTGATACACTTGCCATAGTTGCCGGTACCCATAATGAGAACAGCTGCCGCCTGCTGGCTGAGCTTATGGATAAGCAAGGAATTGAGCATAAACACCCACATGTTTATTTTTCGCAATTGCTGGGTATGAGCGATAATTTGAGCTTTAATTTGGCAAATGCTGGGTATAATGTTGTAAAATATGTACCTTACGGGCCAATAAAGGCAGTTTTGCCTTATCTTTTCCGCCGGGCACAGGAGAACACCGCCATTGCCGGACAAATGGGACGTGAACTTAGCCTCATCGTAAAAGAAAAGAAACGCAGGGGTATCTGA
- a CDS encoding chorismate mutase: MKLNLNIQPLNTWITSGKEPLVIAGPCSAETEDQLVATAKLLANTGKITALRAGIWKPRTRPGEFEGIGSIGLEWLKRAKEETGLPTAVEVATAKHVEEALAAGVDILWVGARSTANPFTVQEIADALQGVDVPVMVKNPVNPDLSLWIGALERINNAGITKLAAIHRGFSSYGNTTFRNDPMWDLAISLKTQVPDLPIINDPSHITGNRDLIGYIAQKAFDLDMQGVMIESHIDPSVAWTDAKQQVTPAALSDIIDNLTLRKAEVKSAAVSDKLAELRAKIDKIDDLIIQKVAERMNIAEQIGKYKKDNNITILQVNRWEEILKKTTDYGKALKLDAEFTEKLLELVHTESIRRQGIILNEGQEQVEEKLTQA; this comes from the coding sequence ATGAAACTTAATTTAAACATACAACCATTAAATACCTGGATAACATCGGGTAAAGAGCCATTGGTAATTGCAGGCCCGTGCAGTGCCGAAACTGAGGATCAATTAGTAGCCACTGCTAAATTGCTGGCCAATACCGGAAAAATTACCGCACTGCGTGCAGGTATCTGGAAACCGCGTACCCGTCCGGGTGAGTTTGAGGGTATCGGCAGCATTGGCCTGGAGTGGTTAAAACGCGCTAAAGAAGAAACCGGCTTGCCAACCGCAGTTGAGGTTGCTACCGCTAAACACGTTGAAGAAGCTTTAGCTGCCGGTGTCGACATTCTTTGGGTAGGTGCACGTTCAACCGCTAATCCTTTCACTGTACAGGAAATTGCTGATGCCCTTCAGGGTGTTGATGTACCGGTGATGGTTAAAAATCCGGTTAACCCTGACCTATCGTTATGGATTGGCGCCTTAGAGCGCATCAATAATGCGGGTATTACTAAACTGGCGGCTATTCACCGTGGCTTCTCGTCATACGGTAACACCACCTTCCGTAACGACCCAATGTGGGATCTGGCAATTAGCCTGAAAACACAGGTGCCTGATCTGCCGATCATCAATGATCCGAGCCACATCACCGGTAACCGCGACCTGATCGGTTACATCGCCCAAAAAGCGTTTGACCTGGATATGCAAGGTGTAATGATCGAATCGCACATTGATCCTTCAGTTGCCTGGACAGATGCTAAACAACAGGTTACCCCTGCTGCCCTTTCAGATATTATTGACAACCTTACCCTGCGTAAAGCCGAAGTTAAAAGTGCAGCCGTTAGTGATAAGTTGGCTGAATTACGTGCCAAGATCGATAAGATCGACGACCTGATCATCCAGAAAGTTGCCGAGCGTATGAACATCGCCGAGCAAATTGGTAAATACAAAAAAGATAACAACATCACTATTTTACAGGTTAACCGTTGGGAAGAGATCCTGAAAAAAACTACCGATTATGGTAAGGCTTTGAAACTCGACGCTGAGTTTACCGAGAAACTGTTAGAGCTGGTTCACACCGAATCTATCCGTCGCCAGGGCATTATCCTGAACGAAGGCCAGGAGCAAGTGGAAGAAAAATTAACCCAAGCGTAA
- a CDS encoding prephenate dehydratase, which produces MINGTPRVAIQGIRASFHEEAAFRYFGEDIQTIECNSFKQTFEALKNGEADYVVMAIENSIAGSLLPNYSLLLNYNFPVVGEVYLPIQLHLMALPGVAFEDVKTAMSHPIAIRQCVDFFDDYPQIKVVESNDTAACAKRIREEQLTDTVAIANTLAAKLYGLEILERRIESNKKNFTRFLILTTHDNAVKVEANKASLCFQVSNEVGSLAKVLNILAENNINMSKIQSMPVLGKRNEYNFYLDVEWTAQQQYDTALRQILKYTHNFNILGEYKRYEEGLS; this is translated from the coding sequence ATGATAAACGGAACACCACGGGTTGCAATACAGGGCATACGCGCTTCCTTTCACGAAGAGGCCGCCTTCAGGTATTTTGGCGAGGACATTCAAACCATTGAATGCAACTCTTTTAAACAAACTTTCGAAGCCCTGAAAAACGGCGAGGCCGACTATGTGGTGATGGCCATTGAGAACAGTATTGCCGGCAGCCTGCTGCCTAACTACTCGCTGCTGTTAAACTACAACTTTCCGGTAGTAGGCGAGGTTTACCTGCCTATACAACTACACCTGATGGCGCTGCCGGGCGTGGCGTTTGAGGATGTTAAAACTGCCATGTCGCACCCGATTGCTATACGCCAGTGCGTTGATTTTTTTGATGATTACCCACAGATCAAGGTAGTGGAAAGCAATGATACCGCCGCCTGCGCCAAACGCATCCGTGAGGAACAGCTTACCGATACCGTAGCCATTGCCAACACGTTGGCCGCCAAACTTTACGGTCTGGAAATCTTAGAGCGCCGCATCGAATCGAACAAAAAGAACTTCACCCGTTTTTTAATACTCACCACGCATGACAATGCCGTTAAGGTGGAAGCCAACAAAGCGTCGTTATGCTTCCAGGTAAGTAATGAGGTGGGGTCGCTGGCCAAGGTGCTCAATATTTTGGCCGAAAACAACATCAACATGAGCAAGATACAGAGCATGCCGGTACTGGGTAAACGTAATGAATACAACTTTTATCTGGACGTGGAATGGACAGCCCAACAACAATATGATACCGCACTGCGCCAAATATTAAAGTATACCCACAACTTTAATATACTGGGCGAATATAAGCGGTATGAGGAGGGGCTTTCATAG
- a CDS encoding carboxymuconolactone decarboxylase family protein, translating to MSQRFKLVEYEDAGPEVKLIYEETMKEMGIPFVLNWFKCQGNNPTVLRGNWEKLRNTMLRGSVPFVLKQLIIYNISNLKGCDYCAQAHGIIADSLGKTLTGENDLRLTNNLDSSYIPSSYRKAISIVTRCALAPRSTTDEDFEELRDEGFSLEEVQELMALADLTNMVNTIADISGIKIDNELMEPK from the coding sequence ATGTCGCAACGTTTTAAATTAGTTGAGTACGAGGATGCCGGTCCGGAAGTGAAGTTGATATACGAGGAAACCATGAAAGAAATGGGCATCCCCTTCGTTTTAAACTGGTTTAAATGCCAAGGTAACAACCCTACCGTGTTACGCGGAAACTGGGAGAAGCTACGTAACACCATGTTGCGCGGTTCGGTACCGTTTGTACTTAAGCAGCTTATTATTTACAATATATCAAATTTAAAGGGTTGTGATTATTGTGCCCAGGCGCATGGTATCATAGCCGATAGTTTGGGCAAAACTCTTACAGGTGAAAATGATTTGAGGCTTACCAATAACCTGGATAGCAGTTACATACCATCATCATACCGGAAAGCGATATCGATTGTAACACGTTGCGCCTTGGCGCCGCGCAGTACTACCGATGAAGATTTTGAGGAATTGCGCGATGAAGGTTTTAGTTTGGAAGAGGTGCAGGAACTGATGGCGCTTGCCGATCTCACCAATATGGTGAACACCATAGCCGATATATCGGGTATAAAGATTGACAACGAACTGATGGAACCAAAATAA
- a CDS encoding RNA-binding S4 domain-containing protein: MINFELQGEYIPLIQLLKATNLVQTGGEAQIVVTEGEVKYNGQVDYRKRLKVKKGDVVEFRKQTIRII; encoded by the coding sequence ATGATCAACTTTGAACTACAGGGCGAGTACATCCCACTAATTCAGCTACTTAAAGCCACCAATTTGGTACAAACCGGCGGCGAAGCGCAAATTGTTGTTACCGAGGGCGAAGTAAAGTATAACGGCCAGGTTGACTATCGCAAACGCCTGAAAGTAAAAAAGGGCGACGTTGTTGAGTTCAGAAAACAAACCATCAGGATCATTTAA